From the Desulfobacterales bacterium genome, the window CCTGACGCTGGGAGCGGGCGCGGGTTACCGGCGGATGCTGGTAGAAATCCTGAAGGGGTATGAACAAAAGACCGGCCGAAAAATCGATCAGGTCTATGGCCATATGGGCCAGATCGTCATGCAAGCCAAGGCCGCCGAAAGTATCGGCATCACCGTCGGGGAGCTTTCATTTTTGAACTCCTCCGGCCTGGAATTTGCCGATTTTATGGCTCTCGGGCAGGGTGTTCTGGTGCTGGCATATAGCAAGAATGTGACGCTGAGATCTCCGGAGGACCTGAATAAACCTGAAATCGAAAAAATCGCCATTCCCAATGGCAAGCAGGCCATCTACGGCAGGGCCGCATTCGAGTTTCTCCAAAAGACCGGCCTTCTCGGAAAAATTCAGAACAAAATCATAACGGTTGCTACCCTGCCGCAGGTCTCATCCTACCTCATCAGCAAGGATGCCGAGGCGGGGTTCATCAACATCACCGATGCCATCTACATCAAGAACAAGATCGGCGGATGGGTGGTGGTGGACAAAACCCGATACAACCCCATTTACTTGGTAATCGGTGTACTGAAAGGATGTGAAGGCAAGCCCGAGATTCGGCAGTTTCTTGATTTCATGACCACGGATCATGAAACCGGGGAAATTCTGAAAAGGGCGGGTGTTCATCGGGAGTTGGAATGATCGAATTCATCTGGGAATATTTCAGGGATGAGCGGTTTCTTTTTCCGCTGATCTTTACCGCCAAGGTCACCGCCGTCACCACGCTGCTGCAACTCGTGCTCGGCGTATGGCTCGGCAGATACCTGAGCCAAAAGTCCTCGCCCTTGCGCTCGGCGGTAGATCTGGCCATTACGCTTCCCCTGGTCTTTCCGCCAATTGCGCTGGGTTTTCTTTTACTGTTGATTCTGGGAAAAGGAGGACCTGTCGGATCTTTTCTATCCCAGTACCTGGGCATACGGATCATTTTTACGGTATGGGGCGTAATCCTCGCATCCCTGATCGCCGGACTGCCGTTGATTGTAAAGCCCGTCCAATCCGCCATTCAGGAAACGGCTTTCAGTCTGATGGAGGCATCCTACACCCTGGGAAAATCCGAATGGCAGACCTTTTTTCACGTCGTCCTGCCGAGTATCAGGAAAAGCATCATCAGCGGTCTTTCCCTGGCCTTCGGCCGGTCTTTGGGAGAGGTGGGTCTGACCCTGATGTTGGGCGGCAATATCGTGGGGAAAACCAACACGCTTTCGCTTGAAATCTACAATGCGGCCTTTTCAGGGGAGTTCGACAGGGCCATCGCACTGTCGACGGTGCTGGGATTGATTTCGGCTGTTGTGTTTATTTCGTTTAAGAA encodes:
- the modB gene encoding molybdate ABC transporter permease subunit, whose translation is MIEFIWEYFRDERFLFPLIFTAKVTAVTTLLQLVLGVWLGRYLSQKSSPLRSAVDLAITLPLVFPPIALGFLLLLILGKGGPVGSFLSQYLGIRIIFTVWGVILASLIAGLPLIVKPVQSAIQETAFSLMEASYTLGKSEWQTFFHVVLPSIRKSIISGLSLAFGRSLGEVGLTLMLGGNIVGKTNTLSLEIYNAAFSGEFDRAIALSTVLGLISAVVFISFKKSST
- the modA gene encoding molybdate ABC transporter substrate-binding protein; translation: MITKRLTALSIITCFTGFFFFASLAATETLTLGAGAGYRRMLVEILKGYEQKTGRKIDQVYGHMGQIVMQAKAAESIGITVGELSFLNSSGLEFADFMALGQGVLVLAYSKNVTLRSPEDLNKPEIEKIAIPNGKQAIYGRAAFEFLQKTGLLGKIQNKIITVATLPQVSSYLISKDAEAGFINITDAIYIKNKIGGWVVVDKTRYNPIYLVIGVLKGCEGKPEIRQFLDFMTTDHETGEILKRAGVHRELE